The following proteins are co-located in the Manihot esculenta cultivar AM560-2 chromosome 7, M.esculenta_v8, whole genome shotgun sequence genome:
- the LOC122723973 gene encoding cell surface glycoprotein 1-like, translating to MWKKLGLPKPIPSDSDDEARDTPPPATTNTETPPATSTATERTDSPATQTYRRQKKRQRTPPPPSTIAPPANPTGKLLPEDTTSSGQKRPRTQSPPRSELEPTIAIHPAGLKESGTPTDSTNDVPTDVPTDLPSAMPSDVPSTMPSNVPSDAPTDFTSAMPSDVPTDAPMDLPSDVPSDVPSDTLSDTPNNLPSNLPRPAYLDHIVKSLTFNKISERTRLLKISSLPYHPGAGKFILDIGLPPNYLASFNITGH from the exons atgtggaagaaaTTAGGGCTACCAAAACCCATCCCCTCCGACAGTGATGACGAGGCGCGGGACACACCTCCACCAGCCACCACCAACACCGAGACACCACCGGCCACAAGTACAGCAACAGAACGCACCGACTCACCGGCCACCCAGACCTATCGCCGGCAAAAGAAGCGGCAAAGAACGCCGCCACCACCATCCACCATAGCCCCGCCGGCAAACCCTACGGGCAAATTGCTACCTGAAGACACCACTTCCTCCGgccagaaacggccaagaacacAGTCGCCACCAAGATCAGAGCTGGAACCCACCATTGCCATACATCCCGCAGGACTCAAAGAAAGTGGTACGCCCACTGATTCCACCAACGATGTGCCCACTGATGTGCCCACGGACTTGCCAAGCGCTATGCCTAGCGATGTGCCCAGCACTATGCCCAGCAACGTGCCTAGCGATGCGCCTACTGATTTCACCAGCGCTATGCCCAGCGATGTGCCCACCGATGCACCCATGGACTTACCAAGTGATGTGCCTAGCGACGTGCCCAGCGACACACTCAGTGATACGCCCAACAATTTGCCCAGCAATTTGCCCAGGCCAGCATACCTAGATCACATCGTCAAATCACTGACATTCAACAAAATTTCTGAGCGCACTAGGCTGCTTAAAATCTCATCCCTACCATATCACCCAG gggcAGGAAAATTCATCTTGGAtattgggttgccacccaactaTCTAGCATCATTCAATATAACAGGCCACTGA